One genomic segment of Chitinophagales bacterium includes these proteins:
- the lysA gene encoding diaminopimelate decarboxylase, whose translation MIQLNNNQYEIGGIAIETLCKTYDTPLYVYDTAIMKRQYETLQHAFGSLAASQRLKIKFACKALNNINVLRYFKSLGAGLDTVSIQEVWVGLKAGFAPEDIIYTPNCVSMEEIDLAVKEGVQINIDNISILEQFGTKYGSSVPVCIRINPHVMAGGNINISTGHIDSKFGISIYQMRHVERIVNSLHMHVNGLHMHTGSDIVDVDVFLRGADILFEQTQFFKDLEFIDFGSGFKVPYKADDYYTDIQELGEKLSQRFMAFCKEYGRELQLSFEPGKFLVSQSGTFLVKVNVLKQTTAAMFVGVDSGLNHLIRPMFYNSYHHITNVSNPQGKERIYTVVGYICETDTFGWDRKLSEVHEGDILAFSNAGAYGITMASNYNSRFRPAEVMVHEGKHFLVRKRETIDDILRNQIEAETFLQTAL comes from the coding sequence ATGATTCAATTAAACAACAACCAATACGAAATTGGCGGCATTGCAATAGAAACGCTTTGCAAAACTTACGACACTCCTTTGTATGTGTACGACACTGCTATTATGAAGCGACAGTACGAAACATTGCAACATGCTTTTGGTTCGCTGGCAGCTTCGCAGAGGCTTAAAATAAAGTTCGCCTGCAAGGCGCTCAACAATATAAATGTGCTGCGATATTTTAAATCGTTGGGCGCAGGTTTAGATACGGTAAGCATTCAAGAAGTATGGGTGGGTTTAAAGGCCGGATTTGCACCGGAGGATATTATTTACACTCCCAACTGTGTTTCTATGGAAGAAATTGATTTGGCAGTAAAAGAGGGCGTGCAGATAAATATTGATAACATTTCTATTCTGGAACAGTTTGGAACTAAATACGGCAGCAGTGTTCCTGTGTGTATCCGCATAAATCCGCATGTAATGGCAGGTGGCAACATCAATATTTCAACAGGGCATATAGATTCTAAATTTGGTATTTCTATTTATCAAATGCGCCATGTGGAGCGAATTGTAAATAGTTTACACATGCATGTAAATGGCTTACACATGCACACCGGAAGCGATATTGTGGATGTAGATGTGTTTTTGCGCGGAGCCGATATTTTGTTTGAGCAAACGCAGTTCTTTAAGGACTTGGAGTTTATAGATTTTGGAAGTGGTTTTAAAGTGCCATACAAAGCCGATGATTACTATACCGACATACAAGAACTGGGTGAAAAACTATCGCAACGCTTTATGGCATTCTGCAAAGAGTACGGAAGAGAATTACAGTTGAGTTTTGAACCCGGAAAATTTTTGGTAAGCCAAAGTGGTACGTTTTTAGTGAAAGTGAATGTGTTGAAACAAACTACGGCAGCCATGTTTGTGGGAGTAGATTCGGGCTTAAACCATTTAATTAGGCCAATGTTTTACAATTCGTATCACCACATTACCAATGTAAGCAATCCGCAGGGTAAAGAGCGCATATACACTGTGGTGGGCTATATTTGCGAAACAGATACTTTTGGTTGGGATAGAAAGTTGAGCGAAGTACACGAAGGCGATATTTTGGCTTTTAGCAATGCCGGAGCTTATGGCATTACTATGGCTTCTAACTACAATTCGAGATTTCGTCCGGCAGAAGTAATGGTACACGAAGGCAAGCACTTTTTGGTGCGCAAGCGCGAAACCATAGACGATATTTTGCGCAACCAAATTGAGGCTGAAACTTTTCTACAAACGGCATTGTAA
- a CDS encoding GNAT family N-acetyltransferase — MKIFRYGIVLERLKQEHCEMIRSWRNDPKISRNMFHRGIITESMQAEWFHSINDHENFFFLIHYHGKQVGLINMSSIDWSEHTAFSGLFIYSDAYLGTDVPVRASLAMLDIFFLLGGIKKVFAKVRGNNKVAHRYNTQLGFLKKRKIELGQGFEYELERTDYFLSADKLRRLAAKGNAKTVIEFEDTPLDTELKNLLLRNVPQLSTEMLQLEIA, encoded by the coding sequence ATGAAAATTTTTCGATACGGAATAGTTTTAGAGCGCTTAAAACAAGAGCATTGCGAAATGATTCGCTCATGGCGCAACGACCCCAAAATTTCGCGCAATATGTTTCACCGCGGCATTATCACAGAAAGTATGCAGGCGGAATGGTTTCATAGTATAAACGATCACGAAAACTTTTTTTTCCTTATTCATTATCATGGCAAGCAGGTAGGGCTTATCAATATGTCATCTATAGACTGGAGCGAACACACCGCCTTTAGCGGCTTGTTTATTTACAGCGATGCCTATCTTGGAACCGATGTGCCGGTGCGGGCTTCGCTTGCTATGCTCGATATTTTTTTCTTACTCGGAGGCATTAAAAAAGTATTTGCAAAAGTACGCGGCAATAATAAAGTAGCGCACCGCTACAATACCCAACTCGGCTTCTTAAAGAAACGAAAAATTGAATTGGGGCAAGGGTTTGAATATGAACTGGAGCGCACCGATTATTTTCTTTCGGCAGATAAACTCCGCAGGCTTGCAGCCAAAGGAAACGCCAAAACAGTTATTGAGTTTGAAGATACACCACTCGATACTGAATTAAAAAATCTGCTCCTTAGAAACGTGCCTCAACTTTCTACAGAAATGTTGCAATTAGAGATAGCATGA
- the rnc gene encoding ribonuclease III: MNRFFSNDKELVAFVKGITGITPSKLKLYKQVFSHRSKFSQPEQNNERLELLGDSILDACVCDYLFKKYPYKDEGFITLLRSKVVNRRQLNELGERLGLMTKLDYHKRQMGDSAKDMAGNTFEALVGALYLDAGFEPTKKFIQKRVLSQLLDIDNILATEIDFKSKLYQFAQRESKKLEFNLHEQSRKGNRSYFVIHIVIDNEFVAAGEGFNKKTAEQNAAHNAVKVIGQAVVVGENTI, translated from the coding sequence TTGAATCGCTTTTTTTCTAACGATAAAGAACTGGTTGCCTTTGTAAAGGGCATTACGGGTATTACGCCTTCTAAGCTAAAACTATACAAACAAGTATTTAGCCACCGCTCTAAATTTTCGCAACCGGAGCAAAACAACGAGCGTTTAGAACTACTGGGCGATAGCATTTTAGATGCTTGTGTGTGCGATTACTTGTTTAAAAAATATCCCTACAAAGACGAAGGCTTTATTACCCTGCTGCGCTCTAAAGTGGTAAACCGCAGGCAGTTGAACGAACTGGGCGAGCGCCTCGGTTTAATGACAAAATTAGACTATCACAAGCGCCAAATGGGCGACTCTGCCAAAGATATGGCAGGCAATACTTTTGAAGCCTTAGTGGGTGCTTTGTACTTAGATGCAGGTTTTGAACCCACCAAAAAATTTATTCAAAAGAGAGTGCTCTCGCAGCTGTTGGATATAGATAATATTTTAGCTACCGAAATAGATTTTAAAAGCAAACTATATCAATTTGCGCAGCGCGAATCTAAAAAGCTGGAGTTTAACTTACACGAACAAAGCCGCAAAGGCAATAGAAGCTACTTCGTTATTCATATAGTGATAGATAATGAATTTGTGGCTGCAGGCGAAGGATTCAATAAAAAAACTGCCGAACAAAATGCAGCACACAATGCCGTAAAAGTAATTGGGCAAGCTGTTGTGGTAGGCGAAAACACTATTTAA
- the pyrR gene encoding bifunctional pyr operon transcriptional regulator/uracil phosphoribosyltransferase PyrR, with the protein MQPRVILASQQFSLTIHRLCHLLIENHKDFSNSVLIGVQPRGVLLSLRIQKELQRITQLRQIEHGKLDITFYRDDFRQKGKPLQASETNIPFSIEGKKVILIDDVLYTGRTIRAALDAMLDFGRPEYVELLVLIDRRLHRDLPIQATYVGKVIDSIVNEKVKVEWEEEAGNDLVWIESI; encoded by the coding sequence ATGCAGCCACGCGTAATTCTTGCTTCTCAACAATTTTCGCTTACCATTCACAGGCTTTGTCATCTTTTAATTGAAAACCATAAAGATTTCAGCAATAGCGTGCTTATTGGAGTGCAACCTCGCGGAGTATTGCTATCGCTGCGTATTCAAAAAGAATTGCAGCGTATTACCCAATTGCGCCAGATAGAGCATGGTAAATTGGATATTACTTTTTACCGCGATGATTTTAGGCAAAAAGGAAAGCCCTTGCAGGCAAGCGAAACCAATATCCCGTTTTCGATAGAAGGGAAGAAAGTAATTTTAATAGACGATGTGCTCTATACCGGTAGAACCATTCGTGCGGCATTAGATGCTATGCTCGATTTTGGCAGGCCGGAGTATGTGGAATTACTGGTGCTTATAGATAGAAGGCTACACCGCGATTTGCCTATACAAGCAACGTATGTAGGAAAAGTAATAGACTCTATAGTAAACGAAAAGGTAAAGGTAGAGTGGGAAGAAGAAGCCGGAAACGATTTGGTTTGGATAGAAAGTATATAA
- the hutU gene encoding urocanate hydratase: MSSTENKIHIPLPPTGNQLTCKGWVQEAAYRMLLNNLHPEVAEKPEELVVYGGIGKAARNHEALQKILFCLKNLEENETLMIQSGKPMGILRSHKDAPRVLIANSNLVGKWATWEHFRELEAKGLIMYGQMTAGSWIYIGTQGIVQGTYETYLSLASKHFKGSLKGTLNVTAGLGGMGGAQPLAITMNEGVALIAEMEEWRIKKRIETRYLDEWYAQIDEAIDRALDAKANGEAVSIGVLCNIVDLLKRLIERNITPETLTDQTSAHDELIGYFPQKLSVEEAKALRESNPETYRKLSLDTMAHHVRLMLELQKQGAITFDYGNNLRGQAKDKRGVQNAFDFPGFVPAYIRPLFCEGKGPFRFVALSGDPNDIHVCDEKLKELFPENKGLLRWLKLAKEKVAFQGLPARICWLGMGDREKAGLAFNQLVKEGKVSAPIVIGRDHLDTGSVASPNRETEAMKDGSDAIADWPILNALINTAGGASWVSFHHGGGVGMGYSLHAGMVIVADGSDGAAIRLSRVLHNDPAMGVIRHADAGYELAQDVANHFGLNI; encoded by the coding sequence ATGAGTTCCACAGAAAACAAAATACATATTCCACTTCCGCCAACAGGAAACCAATTAACCTGCAAAGGCTGGGTTCAGGAAGCAGCTTACCGCATGTTGCTCAATAATTTGCATCCGGAAGTAGCCGAAAAACCCGAAGAATTAGTAGTGTATGGCGGCATTGGCAAAGCTGCCCGCAACCATGAAGCACTTCAAAAAATTCTTTTTTGCTTAAAAAATTTAGAAGAAAACGAAACGCTCATGATCCAAAGCGGAAAGCCTATGGGCATTCTGCGCTCGCATAAAGATGCACCGCGCGTGCTTATTGCCAATTCCAATTTGGTTGGCAAGTGGGCTACCTGGGAACACTTCCGCGAATTAGAAGCCAAAGGCTTAATCATGTATGGGCAAATGACTGCCGGAAGTTGGATTTACATTGGCACACAAGGCATCGTACAAGGCACTTACGAAACTTACCTTTCGCTTGCTTCAAAACATTTTAAAGGTTCTTTAAAAGGAACACTAAATGTTACCGCAGGTTTAGGCGGCATGGGCGGTGCACAACCGCTTGCCATAACCATGAACGAAGGTGTGGCGCTCATTGCCGAAATGGAAGAGTGGAGAATAAAAAAACGTATAGAAACACGATATTTAGACGAATGGTATGCCCAAATTGACGAAGCAATAGATAGAGCTTTAGATGCTAAAGCCAATGGCGAAGCCGTTTCTATTGGTGTACTTTGCAATATTGTAGATTTATTGAAACGACTTATCGAAAGAAATATTACACCCGAAACACTCACCGACCAAACTTCGGCACACGATGAGTTAATTGGCTACTTTCCCCAAAAATTAAGTGTAGAAGAAGCAAAAGCTTTAAGAGAAAGTAACCCCGAAACATATCGTAAGCTTTCGCTGGATACCATGGCGCATCATGTTCGGTTAATGCTTGAATTGCAAAAGCAAGGAGCAATTACATTCGATTATGGGAACAACCTGCGCGGGCAAGCAAAAGATAAAAGGGGCGTTCAAAATGCTTTTGATTTTCCCGGATTTGTGCCGGCTTATATTCGTCCGCTTTTTTGCGAAGGCAAAGGTCCTTTTCGCTTTGTAGCATTAAGTGGCGACCCAAACGATATTCATGTTTGCGATGAAAAACTAAAAGAACTTTTTCCTGAAAATAAAGGATTGCTGCGTTGGTTAAAATTAGCAAAAGAAAAGGTGGCATTTCAGGGTTTGCCTGCGCGTATTTGCTGGTTAGGAATGGGCGATAGAGAAAAAGCAGGATTGGCTTTTAATCAATTAGTGAAAGAAGGAAAAGTATCGGCACCCATAGTAATTGGTCGCGACCATTTAGATACAGGCAGCGTGGCTTCGCCCAACCGCGAAACCGAAGCCATGAAAGACGGCAGCGATGCCATTGCCGATTGGCCAATTTTAAATGCGTTAATCAATACTGCCGGAGGTGCCAGCTGGGTTAGTTTTCATCACGGTGGCGGAGTAGGAATGGGTTATTCGCTACATGCAGGAATGGTGATTGTGGCAGATGGCAGCGATGGTGCCGCAATTCGGCTTTCGCGCGTGCTGCACAACGATCCCGCAATGGGCGTTATCCGCCATGCCGATGCCGGTTACGAACTGGCACAAGATGTAGCCAACCATTTTGGATTAAACATATAA
- a CDS encoding GNAT family N-acetyltransferase — MAVKVHLVENYSLTKFELKRKMKISIETERLILREIEHTDKNDLYEMDADPAVHLYIENRPATSIDEVIAAIEGIKNQYKENGIARWAVVDKLTRECIGWAGLKFFKQALNNHNYFYELGYRFKKKHWGKGFATEASGAVLDYGFMNLNIDKVYAITDPENTASKKVLIKLGFYFKETFDYEGSPTDWFELAKENWLDNKCCI; from the coding sequence ATGGCAGTAAAAGTGCACTTGGTAGAAAATTATAGTCTTACAAAATTTGAACTTAAAAGGAAGATGAAGATTTCAATAGAAACAGAACGACTAATCTTGCGAGAAATAGAACATACAGATAAGAACGATTTGTATGAAATGGATGCCGACCCTGCAGTTCATTTGTATATTGAAAATAGGCCTGCAACATCTATTGATGAAGTAATTGCTGCAATAGAAGGGATTAAAAATCAATATAAAGAAAATGGAATTGCCCGCTGGGCTGTGGTTGATAAATTAACTCGTGAATGTATAGGTTGGGCTGGGCTTAAATTTTTTAAGCAAGCACTCAATAACCATAATTATTTTTATGAACTTGGTTATCGCTTTAAGAAAAAACACTGGGGAAAGGGCTTTGCAACAGAGGCCTCCGGTGCAGTACTAGATTATGGCTTTATGAATTTGAATATAGATAAGGTTTATGCAATAACCGATCCTGAAAATACAGCCTCTAAAAAGGTATTGATAAAACTAGGTTTTTATTTTAAAGAAACATTTGACTACGAAGGTAGCCCAACAGACTGGTTTGAATTAGCAAAAGAAAATTGGCTGGATAACAAATGTTGTATCTAA
- a CDS encoding rod shape-determining protein RodA — protein MSRKNDSLTGNFDWLTVLLYVILVLIGWATIYSAVYSEEHSNIFDATRNSGKQFQWMIVCSIVASLLLIIDGKFFSTFAYVIYIVVLLVCVGVIFFGVEVKGQQNWIRFGGFQMQPSELVKFATALAVAKYLSGLTVDIRKWKDKIIALALIVIPMLTIAIQGDAGSAIVFTAFILALFREGLESYFLIIGGTIGILSLLALVVDKFLLVGILLALALLFIWINWRMRRYILYVLAFWMLASGYIFSVDYGFSKLKGHQKDRINVLLGKENDPAKDWNVRQSIIAVGSGRVLGKGYLNGTQTKLNFVPEQSTDFIFSSIGEEFGFAGSMVLIALFLTLLYRLVYLAERQRSRFSRVYGYCVVSVLFFHLVINIGMAIGIAPVIGIPLPFISYGGSSLLSFTILLFIFIRLDAQRLEVLR, from the coding sequence ATGTCAAGGAAAAACGATTCGCTTACCGGAAATTTCGATTGGCTCACAGTATTGCTGTATGTAATTCTAGTACTCATCGGTTGGGCAACCATTTACAGTGCCGTTTACAGCGAAGAGCACAGCAATATCTTCGATGCCACCCGCAATAGCGGCAAGCAATTTCAATGGATGATAGTTTGCTCCATTGTGGCTTCGCTCCTACTCATTATTGATGGTAAGTTCTTTTCAACCTTTGCTTATGTTATTTACATTGTGGTGCTGCTGGTCTGCGTTGGCGTTATTTTCTTTGGAGTAGAAGTAAAAGGGCAGCAAAACTGGATTCGCTTTGGTGGTTTTCAAATGCAGCCATCGGAATTGGTAAAATTTGCTACCGCATTGGCGGTTGCCAAATACCTTTCGGGGCTTACGGTAGATATTCGCAAATGGAAAGATAAGATAATAGCACTGGCACTCATTGTTATTCCTATGCTTACCATTGCCATTCAGGGCGATGCCGGATCTGCCATTGTGTTTACTGCATTTATACTTGCCTTATTTCGAGAAGGATTAGAATCGTACTTTCTTATTATTGGCGGCACCATAGGCATACTCTCGCTATTGGCATTGGTGGTAGATAAATTTTTACTGGTAGGCATATTGCTGGCGTTAGCATTGCTCTTTATATGGATTAACTGGCGTATGCGGAGATACATACTGTATGTATTGGCATTTTGGATGCTGGCAAGCGGCTATATTTTTTCGGTAGATTATGGCTTTAGCAAACTAAAAGGCCACCAAAAAGACCGTATAAACGTATTGCTCGGAAAAGAAAACGATCCTGCAAAAGATTGGAACGTTCGCCAATCTATTATTGCCGTTGGCTCCGGGCGCGTTTTAGGAAAAGGCTATTTAAACGGCACTCAAACTAAACTCAACTTTGTACCGGAACAAAGCACCGATTTTATTTTTTCTTCTATTGGAGAAGAATTTGGCTTTGCCGGCAGTATGGTACTTATTGCACTTTTTCTTACACTGCTGTATCGCTTAGTGTATTTGGCAGAGCGACAGCGCAGTAGGTTTAGCCGCGTATATGGCTACTGTGTGGTAAGCGTACTGTTCTTTCATTTAGTAATCAATATCGGCATGGCAATTGGTATTGCGCCCGTAATTGGCATTCCGCTGCCGTTCATAAGCTATGGCGGCTCTTCTTTGCTTTCGTTCACCATTTTGCTGTTTATATTTATTCGGTTAGATGCACAACGATTAGAAGTACTTCGCTAA
- a CDS encoding galactokinase translates to MTLYFAPGRINLIGEHIDYNGGWVLPAAISLGITAQVSKSNDGNFHFSSATHKQTISFAPAQQFSFNQENAWLNYPLGVYQFLQEKQFTLSPLHIHYTSTLPEASGLSSSACIEVLTMFLLLQENGYTVSTQEIALWCQAVENKFIGVNCGIMDQFCIANAPAKSAMLLNCATLEFKQVPINLHTQKVVLLNTKKPRNLIHSKYNERRAECEQALSFINQHKKTPINFLCECKPSDLAYIPQPILKKRAAHAIEEHLRTQQAAAALAQNDIGKVEALINQSHQSLKDNYEVSGNELDTIVQIACTHYGCNAARMTGAGFGGCAIALVEGAHTPHFKTFVEEQYFTATGLQGEVYICDIGEGVKKIS, encoded by the coding sequence ATGACACTATATTTTGCACCCGGAAGAATAAACTTAATTGGAGAACACATAGATTACAATGGCGGCTGGGTGCTGCCGGCAGCTATTTCGCTTGGCATTACTGCACAAGTATCTAAAAGCAACGATGGAAATTTCCACTTTTCATCAGCCACACACAAGCAAACAATTTCGTTTGCTCCGGCACAGCAATTCTCTTTCAACCAAGAAAATGCATGGCTCAATTACCCGTTGGGAGTTTATCAATTCTTGCAAGAAAAACAGTTTACGCTTTCGCCATTGCACATTCATTACACAAGCACCTTGCCCGAAGCAAGCGGCCTTTCGTCATCGGCCTGTATTGAAGTGCTTACTATGTTTTTGCTTTTGCAAGAAAACGGCTACACCGTATCAACCCAAGAAATAGCACTTTGGTGCCAAGCCGTAGAAAATAAATTTATAGGTGTAAATTGTGGCATTATGGATCAATTTTGCATTGCCAATGCACCTGCAAAAAGCGCCATGCTGCTCAATTGCGCCACCTTAGAATTTAAGCAGGTTCCCATAAACCTCCACACCCAAAAAGTAGTATTGCTCAACACCAAAAAGCCGCGCAACCTTATTCATTCAAAATACAACGAACGCAGGGCAGAATGCGAGCAGGCTCTTTCTTTCATCAATCAACATAAAAAAACGCCCATCAACTTTTTATGCGAATGCAAACCGAGCGACCTTGCATATATTCCACAACCAATCCTTAAAAAACGTGCCGCACATGCAATAGAAGAACACCTGCGCACACAGCAAGCAGCAGCAGCATTGGCACAAAACGATATTGGTAAAGTAGAAGCACTCATAAACCAATCACACCAATCGCTAAAAGACAACTATGAAGTAAGCGGCAACGAGTTAGATACCATAGTGCAAATTGCCTGTACGCATTACGGCTGCAATGCTGCCCGCATGACGGGAGCCGGATTTGGCGGCTGCGCCATTGCTTTGGTTGAAGGTGCACACACACCTCATTTTAAAACTTTTGTTGAAGAACAATATTTTACCGCCACAGGTTTGCAAGGCGAAGTGTACATTTGCGATATTGGCGAAGGCGTAAAAAAGATAAGCTAA
- a CDS encoding tRNA-(ms[2]io[6]A)-hydroxylase, which translates to MLGLKLPTDPRWVNLAEKSIEDILTDHAYCEQKAASTSISIIQIFPDYEELVEALVPIVSEEWGHFKLVLDQLKKRGLKLGRQRKDDYVNALQKFMIKGGSRQTALIEKLLFAALIEARSCERFKLLSQKINDAELRTFYKNLMVSEAGHYKLFLDMAYQFGNKEQVLHRWQEWLTHEADIMQQLSLRGDRMH; encoded by the coding sequence ATGTTAGGACTTAAACTTCCCACCGACCCGCGTTGGGTAAACTTGGCAGAAAAAAGCATTGAAGATATTCTTACCGACCACGCATATTGCGAACAAAAAGCAGCTTCTACCTCTATTTCCATCATTCAAATTTTCCCGGATTACGAAGAGCTGGTAGAAGCGCTAGTGCCTATTGTAAGCGAAGAGTGGGGGCATTTTAAATTAGTGCTCGATCAACTTAAAAAACGCGGCCTAAAATTAGGCAGGCAGCGCAAAGACGACTATGTAAATGCCCTGCAAAAATTTATGATAAAAGGCGGCAGCAGGCAAACAGCGCTAATTGAAAAATTGCTCTTTGCCGCACTAATTGAAGCACGCAGTTGCGAACGCTTTAAACTGCTGAGCCAAAAAATAAACGATGCAGAGCTGCGCACTTTCTATAAAAATTTAATGGTAAGCGAAGCCGGGCATTACAAACTCTTTTTAGATATGGCTTATCAATTCGGAAACAAAGAGCAAGTGCTCCATCGCTGGCAAGAATGGCTAACGCACGAAGCCGACATAATGCAACAGCTAAGCCTGCGTGGCGATAGAATGCACTAA
- a CDS encoding aspartate carbamoyltransferase catalytic subunit, whose product MSALSQKHLLGIKYIQKSDIELILQTATRFKEVLQRPIKKVPSLRDITIANLFFEDSTRTRISFELAEKRLSADTINFSASGSSVKKGETLLDTVRNILAMKVDIVVMRHSSSGAPVFLSQHIPASIVNAGDGTNEHPTQGLLDAYSMTEQFGSLKGLRVLIVGDIKHSRVAGSNIPLLKKMGAEVTVCGPPTLLPKYLSEIGVRTELNLKKALQWCDVANVLRIQLERMDIKFVPTLREYSLFYGINRELLDSLNKKITIMHPGPINRGIELSSDVADSGQSIILQQVENGVAVRMAVLYLLAGRE is encoded by the coding sequence ATGAGTGCTTTAAGCCAGAAACACCTGCTCGGAATCAAGTATATTCAAAAGTCGGATATTGAATTGATTCTGCAAACCGCCACCCGTTTTAAAGAAGTGTTACAGCGCCCTATAAAAAAAGTTCCTTCGCTCAGAGATATTACCATTGCCAATTTATTTTTTGAAGATTCTACACGCACCCGCATTTCGTTTGAATTGGCAGAGAAACGATTGAGTGCCGATACCATTAATTTTTCGGCATCGGGTTCTTCGGTAAAAAAAGGCGAAACACTGTTAGATACCGTGCGCAATATTCTTGCCATGAAAGTAGATATTGTGGTAATGCGCCACAGCAGTAGCGGTGCACCTGTATTTTTATCGCAGCATATTCCTGCAAGCATTGTAAATGCAGGCGATGGCACCAACGAACATCCTACACAAGGCTTGCTCGATGCATATTCTATGACCGAGCAATTTGGTTCGCTAAAAGGTTTGCGCGTGTTGATAGTGGGTGATATTAAACACTCCAGAGTGGCGGGATCTAATATACCATTGCTAAAGAAGATGGGAGCAGAGGTAACCGTATGCGGCCCGCCAACTTTACTTCCAAAATACTTGAGCGAAATAGGCGTACGCACAGAGTTGAACTTAAAGAAAGCGCTGCAATGGTGCGATGTGGCAAACGTATTGCGCATTCAGCTAGAGCGGATGGATATTAAATTTGTGCCAACCTTGCGCGAGTATTCGCTGTTTTACGGTATAAATCGCGAACTCTTAGACAGTCTAAATAAAAAGATAACCATTATGCATCCCGGACCTATAAATCGGGGAATAGAGCTTAGCAGCGATGTGGCCGATAGTGGGCAATCTATTATTTTGCAACAGGTTGAAAACGGTGTGGCTGTTCGCATGGCAGTACTCTACTTGCTGGCTGGAAGAGAGTAA
- the rsgA gene encoding ribosome small subunit-dependent GTPase A yields the protein MEGVVTKSTGSWYEITLSDGKNVTARLKGILRLDETDTTNPVAVGDKVMVEKLDQDFVIAQVLPRHNYIVRQSPKHEKARQIIASNISQAILIATVVSPRTSTGFIDRFLLTAEAYHIPIVLVFNKCDNLSKKEQTRLTEMDNMYRSIGYSVLHTSVVTKLHIDHFANLLKGKTSLLSGHSGVGKSSLLNCIQPTLHLKTQAVSSFSGKGMHTTTFAEMHFLDIGGSVIDTPGIREFGVSGFKPEEVSHYFIEMLPYLPHCKFHNCLHENEPGCAVKHAVIEGKINQDRFGSYLVLLEEVKQARKHWE from the coding sequence ATGGAAGGAGTAGTAACCAAAAGCACCGGAAGCTGGTACGAAATTACACTTAGCGATGGCAAAAATGTTACGGCAAGGCTCAAAGGAATTTTGCGCTTAGACGAAACCGACACTACCAATCCGGTTGCCGTTGGCGATAAAGTAATGGTAGAAAAACTAGACCAAGATTTTGTGATTGCACAAGTGCTGCCGCGCCACAATTATATTGTGCGGCAATCGCCCAAACACGAAAAAGCAAGGCAAATTATTGCCTCCAATATTTCGCAGGCAATACTCATTGCTACCGTTGTTTCGCCCCGCACCAGCACAGGATTTATAGATCGCTTTTTACTTACCGCAGAGGCTTACCATATTCCCATAGTTCTTGTTTTTAATAAATGCGATAACCTTTCTAAAAAAGAACAAACACGCTTAACTGAAATGGACAACATGTATCGCTCCATTGGCTACTCTGTGTTGCACACCTCTGTGGTAACCAAACTCCACATAGACCATTTTGCCAATCTATTGAAAGGAAAAACAAGCCTCCTCTCCGGCCACTCCGGAGTGGGAAAATCTTCCCTGCTCAACTGTATTCAACCAACGCTGCATTTAAAAACACAAGCCGTTTCTTCCTTCAGCGGAAAAGGAATGCACACCACTACTTTTGCCGAAATGCATTTCCTAGATATTGGCGGCAGTGTAATAGACACACCCGGCATACGCGAGTTTGGCGTAAGCGGCTTTAAACCCGAAGAAGTAAGCCATTACTTTATTGAAATGCTTCCCTATTTACCACATTGTAAATTCCACAATTGCCTGCACGAAAACGAACCCGGTTGTGCCGTAAAACACGCAGTAATAGAAGGAAAAATAAACCAAGACCGCTTTGGTTCCTACTTAGTGCTGTTAGAAGAAGTAAAGCAAGCACGCAAGCATTGGGAATAA